One Triticum dicoccoides isolate Atlit2015 ecotype Zavitan chromosome 5B, WEW_v2.0, whole genome shotgun sequence genomic window carries:
- the LOC119310842 gene encoding uncharacterized protein LOC119310842 isoform X2, whose translation MRDAARASCVSCAFECSWRYYPNLTFCTSKMSLNGQHFVNKVDQIMKKHSGIGMKTFEFEYNGPCFDTSKLNDWLQIAVTSGIEELEISLYLANKAEHYNFPCSLLFSGSGGNSIRRLDLSGCAFHPMAGLGCLTRLDLLSVHITEDELGCLLSSSFALEELHLTECSDIICLKIPCLLHRLSKLNVSDCDALKGIENKAPNLRTVSIDSYIVHHSIGDSLRVKDLEMVRFSEFNLIHHTCAKLPACMPNLETLSIRSTGEMFSTPSAPLEFFHLKQLDIRLDAESGAFSPNSDYFSLVVFLDACPILETFRLEVIQTRMKHVSVLQDSSHLRQIPGLRHGNIKKVEIIGFCSAKSMVELTCHILENATSLECLTLDTISGGIGIGDVDAYRLNRHKFGVCFSEGRHMIVEAHKAVLAIERHVMVKVPSTVKLNVIKPCSRCHVV comes from the exons ATGAGAGATGCTGCCCGAGCTAGCTGCGTTTCTTGTGCATTTGAATGTTCCTGGAGATACTATCCCAACCTCACTTTTTGTACGAGTAAAATGAGCCTAAATGGACAGCATTTCGTCAACAAAGTTGACCAAATTATGAAAAAACACTCGGGCATTGGCATGAAGACGTTCGAGTTTGAATACAATGGTCCTTGCTTTGACACCAGTAAACTCAACGATTGGCTTCAGATTGCTGTTACTTCAGGGATTGAAGAACTCGAGATTTCACTGTATCTGGCAAACAAGGCAGAGCACTACAACTTCCCGTGCTCACTTTTATTCTCTGGGAGTGGAGGAAACTCAATTCGGAGGCTTGACCTCAGCGGATGCGCCTTCCATCCCATGGCTGGACTTGGTTGCTTGACAAGGCTGGATCTGCTTTCGGTGCATATTACGGAGGATGAGTTAGGATGCCTTCTTTCCAGTTCTTTTGCTTTGGAGGAACTGCATCTCACAGAGTGCAGCGACATCATTTGCCTCAAGATACCTTGCCTGCTACACCGGCTCAGCAAGCTGAACGTGTCTGATTGCGATGCACTGAAAGGTATAGAGAATAAAGCTCCAAATCTCCGCACTGTTTCTATCGATAGTTACATAGTACACCATTCTATTGGAGATTCATTGCGAGTGAAGGACCTTGAAATGGTCCGCTTCTCTGAGTTTAACCTCATTCATCATACTTGTGCCAAGCTTCCAGCATGTATGCCAAATCTTGAAACTCTCAGCATTCGTTCGACTGGTGAG ATGTTCAGCACACCATCAGCACCTCTTGAATTCTTCCACCTCAAGCAATTGGACATTCGTCTTGATGCTGAAAGTGGGGCATTTTCCCCAAACTCCGATTATTTTTCTCTAGTCGTTTTTTTGGATGCCTGCCCTATCTTGGAGACTTTCAGGCTGGAA GTTATACAGACTCGCATGAAGCATGTTTCAGTTCTTCAAGATTCCTCGCATCTGAGGCAGATTCCAGGACTCCGGCATGGCAACATCAAGAAGGTGGAGATCATCGGCTTCTGCTCTGCGAAGAGCATGGTCGAGCTGACCTGCCATATTCTTGAGAATGCAACATCACTCGAGTGCCTTACATTGGACACCATCTCAGGTGGTATTGGTATTGGCGATGTAGATGCTTATAGGCTGAATAGACACAAATTCGGTGTATGCTTCAGTGAAGGCAGGCACATGATCGTGGAAGCCCACAAAGCGGTCTTGGCTATCGAAAGACACGTTATGGTGAAAGTCCCCTCCACTGTCAAGTTAAATGTTATCAAGCCCTGCAGCCGTTGCCATGTTGTTTAA
- the LOC119310842 gene encoding uncharacterized protein LOC119310842 isoform X1 codes for MGLLVLQRFLSLRRGRRRRQTRAHGTSIASVAKRKGSPCEQGDSSQDGKRMRLSGPDLPMDIWHHISSLLPMRDAARASCVSCAFECSWRYYPNLTFCTSKMSLNGQHFVNKVDQIMKKHSGIGMKTFEFEYNGPCFDTSKLNDWLQIAVTSGIEELEISLYLANKAEHYNFPCSLLFSGSGGNSIRRLDLSGCAFHPMAGLGCLTRLDLLSVHITEDELGCLLSSSFALEELHLTECSDIICLKIPCLLHRLSKLNVSDCDALKGIENKAPNLRTVSIDSYIVHHSIGDSLRVKDLEMVRFSEFNLIHHTCAKLPACMPNLETLSIRSTGEMFSTPSAPLEFFHLKQLDIRLDAESGAFSPNSDYFSLVVFLDACPILETFRLEVIQTRMKHVSVLQDSSHLRQIPGLRHGNIKKVEIIGFCSAKSMVELTCHILENATSLECLTLDTISGGIGIGDVDAYRLNRHKFGVCFSEGRHMIVEAHKAVLAIERHVMVKVPSTVKLNVIKPCSRCHVV; via the exons ATGGGGCTGCTGGTGCTCCAGCGGTTCCTGTCCCTGCGACGGGGTCGGCGCCGCCGGCAAACCCGAGCCCACG GTACATCGATTGCTTCCGTGGCTAAACGAAAAGGCTCACCCTGTGAACAAGGGGATAGTTCTCAAGatggcaaaagaatgagattgtcgGGGCCAGACCTTCCAATG GACATCTGGCATCATATAAGTTCCCTACTGCCAATGAGAGATGCTGCCCGAGCTAGCTGCGTTTCTTGTGCATTTGAATGTTCCTGGAGATACTATCCCAACCTCACTTTTTGTACGAGTAAAATGAGCCTAAATGGACAGCATTTCGTCAACAAAGTTGACCAAATTATGAAAAAACACTCGGGCATTGGCATGAAGACGTTCGAGTTTGAATACAATGGTCCTTGCTTTGACACCAGTAAACTCAACGATTGGCTTCAGATTGCTGTTACTTCAGGGATTGAAGAACTCGAGATTTCACTGTATCTGGCAAACAAGGCAGAGCACTACAACTTCCCGTGCTCACTTTTATTCTCTGGGAGTGGAGGAAACTCAATTCGGAGGCTTGACCTCAGCGGATGCGCCTTCCATCCCATGGCTGGACTTGGTTGCTTGACAAGGCTGGATCTGCTTTCGGTGCATATTACGGAGGATGAGTTAGGATGCCTTCTTTCCAGTTCTTTTGCTTTGGAGGAACTGCATCTCACAGAGTGCAGCGACATCATTTGCCTCAAGATACCTTGCCTGCTACACCGGCTCAGCAAGCTGAACGTGTCTGATTGCGATGCACTGAAAGGTATAGAGAATAAAGCTCCAAATCTCCGCACTGTTTCTATCGATAGTTACATAGTACACCATTCTATTGGAGATTCATTGCGAGTGAAGGACCTTGAAATGGTCCGCTTCTCTGAGTTTAACCTCATTCATCATACTTGTGCCAAGCTTCCAGCATGTATGCCAAATCTTGAAACTCTCAGCATTCGTTCGACTGGTGAG ATGTTCAGCACACCATCAGCACCTCTTGAATTCTTCCACCTCAAGCAATTGGACATTCGTCTTGATGCTGAAAGTGGGGCATTTTCCCCAAACTCCGATTATTTTTCTCTAGTCGTTTTTTTGGATGCCTGCCCTATCTTGGAGACTTTCAGGCTGGAA GTTATACAGACTCGCATGAAGCATGTTTCAGTTCTTCAAGATTCCTCGCATCTGAGGCAGATTCCAGGACTCCGGCATGGCAACATCAAGAAGGTGGAGATCATCGGCTTCTGCTCTGCGAAGAGCATGGTCGAGCTGACCTGCCATATTCTTGAGAATGCAACATCACTCGAGTGCCTTACATTGGACACCATCTCAGGTGGTATTGGTATTGGCGATGTAGATGCTTATAGGCTGAATAGACACAAATTCGGTGTATGCTTCAGTGAAGGCAGGCACATGATCGTGGAAGCCCACAAAGCGGTCTTGGCTATCGAAAGACACGTTATGGTGAAAGTCCCCTCCACTGTCAAGTTAAATGTTATCAAGCCCTGCAGCCGTTGCCATGTTGTTTAA
- the LOC119310843 gene encoding uncharacterized protein LOC119310843: protein MALLPLQRLLSLRRGRRRRRTRARGTSIVAKRKGSPCQQGDSSQDGKRMRFSGPDLPMDVWHHIHSLLPMREAARASCLSRAFQYFWRCYPNLTFSKSTMGLNEPKSPFHPKWTDGQNFVLVNRTDQIMKNHLGTGIKTFTFQYYGSCFDTSKLDTSKLDSWLQIAVTSGVEKLEISLSLGYKSEHYNFPCTLLFSRSGGNSIRGLHLSGCAFRPMAGLGCLTRLHLYCVHITEDELGCFLSNSFALEELDLMECSDIIRLKIPCLLHRLSKLDVESDREALKVIENKAPNLRTVSISSYVAHHSIGDSLRVKDLEMHCSSEFNLVHHVCAKLPASMPNLEILRISSVGEMFSVPSAPLKFLHLKHLDIYLDVESEAFSPNSDYFSLVFLLDACPILENFKLELMHARMKHVSVLEDSSHLRQMPGLCHGNIKKVEIIGFCSAKSMVELTCCILENATSLECLTLDTIAFGTENDDVDASSLDIHKSGSKCLRIGRHMVAEAHRAVLAIERHIAGKVPSTVKLNVIKPCSRCHIVKQR, encoded by the exons ATGGCGCTGCTGCCGCTCCAGCGGCTCCTGTCCCTGCGACGGGGTCGGCGCCGCCGGCGAACCCGAGCCCGCG GTACATCGATTGTGGCTAAAAGAAAAGGCTCACCCTGTCAACAAGGTGATAGTTCTCAAGATGGCAAAAGAATGAGATTTTCAGGGCCAGACCTTCCAATG GATGTCTGGCATCATATACATTCCCTACTGCCAATGAGAGAGGCTGCCCGAGCTAGCTGCTTGTCTCGTGCATTTCAATATTTCTGGAGATGCTACCCCAACCTCACCTTTAGTAAGAGTACAATGGGCCTGAATGAACCAAAATCTCCTTTTCACCCGAAGTGGACAGATGGACAGAATTTTGTTCTCGTCAACAGAACTGACCAAATTATGAAAAACCATTTGGGCACTGGCATTAAGACATTCACGTTTCAATACTATGGTTCTTGCTTTGACACCAGTAAGCTTGACACCAGTAAGCTTGACAGTTGGCTTCAGATTGCTGTTACTTCAGGGGTTGAAAAACTCGAGATTTCACTCTCTCTAGGATACAAGTCAGAGCACTACAACTTCCCATGCACGCTTTTATTCTCTAGGAGTGGAGGAAACTCGATTCGGGGTCTTCACCTCAGCGGATGTGCCTTCCGTCCCATGGCTGGACTTGGTTGCTTGACAAGGCTTCATCTGTATTGTGTGCATATTACCGAAGATGAGTTAGGGTGCTTTCTTTCCAATTCTTTTGCTTTGGAGGAACTGGATCTCATGGAGTGCAGTGACATCATTCGCCTCAAGATACCTTGCCTGCTACACCGGCTCAGCAAGCTGGATGTGGAGTCTGATCGCGAGGCACTGAAAGTTATAGAGAATAAAGCTCCAAATCTCCGCACTGTTAGTATCTCTAGTTACGTAGCACACCATTCTATTGGAGATTCATTGCGGGTGAAGGACCTTGAAATGCACTGTTCGTCTGAGTTTAACCTCGTTCATCATGTTTGTGCCAAGCTTCCAGCAAGTATGCCAAATCTTGAAATTCTTCGCATTTCTTCGGTTGGTGAG ATGTTCAGCGTACCATCAGCACCTCTCAAATTCCTCCACCTCAAGCACTTGGATATTTATCTTGATGTTGAAAGTGAGGCATTTTCCCCAAATTCAGATTATTTTTCTCTAGTCTTTCTTTTGGATGCCTGTCCTATCTTGGAGAATTTCAAGCTGGAA CTTATGCATGCTCGCATGAAGCATGTTTCAGTCCTTGAAGATTCCTCTCATCTGAGGCAGATGCCGGGACTCTGCCATGGCAACATCAAGAAGGTGGAGATCATCGGCTTCTGCTCCGCGAAGAGCATGGTCGAGCTAACCTGCTGTATTCTTGAGAATGCAACATCGCTCGAGTGCCTTACATTGGACACCATCGCATTTGGTACTGAAAATGATGATGTAGATGCTTCTAGTCTGGATATACACAAATCAGGTAGTAAATGCTTGCGCATAGGCAGGCATATGGTCGCGGAAGCCCACAGAGCGGTCTTGGCTATCGAAAGACACATTGCGGGGAAAGTTCCCTCCACGGTCAAGTTAAATGTTATCAAGCCCTGCAGCCGTTGCCATATTGTTAAACAACGATGA